Within Anaerolineales bacterium, the genomic segment GACGCCTCGCTGCGGGACGACCTGACCGAGCTCGAACAGCCCAACCTGGTCTTCGCCGGTACGTCGGTGGTCTCCGGTACCGGGCGGGCGGTGGTGAGCGCCACCGGCATGCTCACCCAATTCGGCCGCATCGTGCGCCTTACGCAGCAAATCCGCGAGCAGCCCAGCCCGCTGCAGCAGGAGATGCGCCGGCTGACCCGCCGCATCTCGCTGATCGCCCTGGCCATCGGGGTCGGTGTTTTCTCGGTCGGCACGCTCGAGGTCGGCATGCCGCTGTTCGAGGCTTTCTTGCTGGCGATCGGAATCGTGGTGGCCGCCGTCCCGGAGGGCCTGTCGCCAACGGTCACCCTGTCGCTGGCCATCGCCGTGCAGCGGCTGGCGCAGCGGGGAGTGCTGGTCAAGAAGCTGGCCATGGTCGAGACGCTGGGGACGATCTCGGTCCTGGCGACCGACAAGAGCGGGACCCTGACCCAGAACCAGATGACCATCCGTGAGGTGTGGGTGGGCGGCCAGCGCCTGACCGTCTCCGGCGTGGGCTATGAGCCGCGGGGCGAGTTCACGCCACCGGTGCGCGCCACCCCAGTCGCCGGCGAATTCGAAGAGCTGCTGTCGGCGGCCCTGCTGTGCAACAACTCACGCCTGAATCCGCCGACGGCCGAACGCCCGCAATGGACCTGCCTCGGCGACCAGACTGAAGCCGCCCTGCGTGTCCTGGCCCTTAAAGGCGGGTTGGACCAGGACGACGTGCTTTCCCAGCTGCCGCGGGTGCATGAGCTGCCCTTCGACGCTCGCCGCAAACGCATGTCCACA encodes:
- a CDS encoding HAD-IC family P-type ATPase; this encodes MDSLPLHALRPGEVYTALETSTHGLTQDQAAAALRLYGSNTLSEPAHLPLWRLLLGHITHLMALVLWAAGLLAFIAGQPALGVAIWIVVLINAAFSFWQEYRAQQAMQALSQLLPNHARLIRDSEEIRLPASQVVPGDLLVLAEGDNIPADARLVEEFGLRTNNTTLTGEALPARKTSDASLRDDLTELEQPNLVFAGTSVVSGTGRAVVSATGMLTQFGRIVRLTQQIREQPSPLQQEMRRLTRRISLIALAIGVGVFSVGTLEVGMPLFEAFLLAIGIVVAAVPEGLSPTVTLSLAIAVQRLAQRGVLVKKLAMVETLGTISVLATDKSGTLTQNQMTIREVWVGGQRLTVSGVGYEPRGEFTPPVRATPVAGEFEELLSAALLCNNSRLNPPTAERPQWTCLGDQTEAALRVLALKGGLDQDDVLSQLPRVHELPFDARRKRMST